The stretch of DNA GTTTCCTTCTGCATCAAGTGTATTGCGTAGATCGTTGCGCATGTTCCCAAATCGGTCTCCACCGGCTTCAACTCCGGCATACAGCGTTGTCAACGGGTCTACTCCTAGAGATTTAGCCAAAGACACTGAGTGCTGAATTTTGGTCTTATTCCACGGATAATCGATAAAGATAGAGTCGGATACCTGTCCCAGCTTTGGATCATAAACAAACGTGCTGTTCTTGCTGTTAAATTCCCGCTGGTATTGCACTTCTCCTGTAGTATTAATGACAGAATCATACCACTGTATATAAAGACCATGATCCCGAATATATTTAGTGAATTCTTGAAAAACGGGGATTTCTTCTTTGGTAATATCCGTCTCCTGGTTCAGGAAATATCCGTCGAAGCCGTAATACTTGGCAGCCTCAATCAATTTATCCGCCATCGGCATCTTCCCATCCGCCGTTTTGTAGACCCAATCCTTATGGTACTGGCCCTCTCGCGGCAGGAAAATACAGCCTAGAGACATAACGCCATTTTTGTGGGCTGCATTCGTATAGGCCGGGTTAGGGAAATTGAGAATACCGAATTCGAACTTCCGCTGTGTCCAATCTGCCGTTGGATCGTACAGCTCCTTCGGAACCGAAGAGGTGGCCATCCCGTGCCATGAGCCATAATAGTCTGTATACTGCCAGAAATTAAACAAATAATTACTAAAATTATCATTGTAAGCAAAGGACTCAAAAAAGGAATTGCCGTAATCACCAGCTAGATTGAATAAAGAAGTTTTCGGATTTAATTTAGGATTAGCCTGGGTTGCCCTATAAGCATCGATTCTTGGCTGCAGCGGAATACGAGCCCTTAAGTATTCAGCAAAAGGATCTGCCGCAGGATTCCAATTCAGAAAATCCTGTGCCCGGTATCCATGCTCCACAGGCTGATTGCTGCCGATTTCGCCCTGCCCGATTATCGGCAGCGTATCCCCAGCCAAGGCTGCCGGTAATAGGTTTCCGTTCCAGAAGGAAAAAGCTAGAGATACCGCTGCTGCCGCAGCCACTACCTTGCTGCTGCGTCTTCTTCTCATTCTTCCCATGATCAAACTCCCTTTCTTCCCCGGAATTTGAATGTTGGATAGCCCTTGTCAGCCTTCCTGCCGTGCCATCCAAAATTCAAGTAATACACTAGCTTTTGAAAGCACTTTCATAAAGAGGAATAATTAAAGATTAGCTGTTCAAATTAAAGAATTCAGCTTATATTCGGGACTTTAGGCGAGGTTCTATGTTACTTTATTTAACATTTTTATACCGGGCATTGATATTAGGGTGTAGTGTGCCAATTGCCTAAAAAAGGCCGCCCACAGGCGGCCATACTTCTAGATATATCCGATTTATTTAAAACCTTTGGTCGCCAGTACATGATCCATGGGAATAAAGCCGATCATGCGGCTGTCATTACTGTTATTCCGATTATCTCCCATCACAAAGATATGATCCTCCGGCACGTTCCAAGTCTGATCAGGAAGCAGTTCCATTTGTTCCTTAATGTAAGGCTCATCCAACTGTTCACCATTGCGGAATACTTTGGCATTCTTAATCTCAACCGTATCTCCAGGCTTACCGATGACCCGCTTTACATAGAAAACTTCATCCATCGTATCTCCTGTTAGCAGACTGATCAGCGGGTGCTCCCGGGCACTGTCCCAGAAGGTACGCTTGCGCTCGACCCGGCTATCAACAATGACAATATCGCCGTAATCCGGCTGATTTCCTAAGGTGTAGCTCCATTTCTCGGCATAAATCCGCTGCTTATCATGGAGCGTCGGATCCATAGAATGCCCGTAGACCTTATAAGGCTGGAAAATAAAAATGCCGATGAACATGCTCAGGATAAAAGCAAGACCGATAGATAAAGACCAGCTTCCGATTTCCTTCCAAATTCTCATCTTCCAATTACCTCCATTTCCTCTCTTAGGTTGATTTTAGCACAATCTATTGAAATTGGAAAAATATCAAAAAAAGCCGCCCAGATGGGCGGCTCTCAGTTATTTAAACTCTTTAATTCCCATGACATGATCCAGCGGTATAAAACCAATCATGCGACTGTCCTTACTGTTGTTCCGGTTATCTCCCATAACGAATATATGATCCTCGGGGACCGTCCATTTCTGATCCGGAGTGACTTCCATCTTCTCCTTAATGTAAGGCTCCACCAGTTCCTCTCCATTGCGGTACACATTACCGTTCTTGATTTCGATCGTATCTCCCGGCTTGCCGATCACGCGCTTCACATAGAAGATCTCTTGTTTGGAATCTCCCGTAAATAGGCTAATCAGCGGATGTTCAACGACATCATCCCAGAAGTTTCTTGAACGGTCCACCCGGCTGTCGATAATGACGATATCTCCATAATCAGGCAAATTTCCAAGCGCATGACTCCATTTCTCTGCATAAATCCGCTGTTTGTCATGAAGGGTCGGATCCATGGAATGCCCATCTACTTTATAGGGCTGAATAACAAAAATACCGATAAATAAACTGAGCACGAAGGCGATGCCTATTGACAGCAGCCATCCTCTTAGCTCTTTCCAAACCTTCATCATTGCCAACCTCCAAATGTATTCATAGAGCGATTATAGCATAGGAGATCAGCTGCTGAAAAATTCTCCTGTCTTTTCAAGTTGACATCCTGGCCTTGCAACTATATATTCTCATTAACTCATAGGTTTTTTCTATAAGCATACTGTACACAAGGGGATACACTGCCATGGAATTACGCCAATTTCAATATACGCTGCAAATCGCGGAGGAGCGCAATTTCTCCAGGGCTGCAGAGAAGCTCCACATTGCCCAGCCCTCGCTCAGCCAGCAGCTGTCGAAGCTTGAACAAGAGCTGGGGGTAATGCTGTTCCAGCGCAATACAAGTTCGGTAGAATTAACACACGCTGGTGAGAGCTTCATTGTCCACGCCCGCAAGATTATGGATGCGGTGGAGCAGCTGAGACAGGAGATGGACGATATCTCCAAGCTGCGAAGCGGACGGGTCATCGTTGGAAGTATGCCAATTACAGGCTCCCATCTATTACCCTACGTGCTGCCTGTATTTAAAGAGACTCATCCGGGAATCCAAATCACCTTGCTGGAAGATACCTCCTTGAATTTGGAGAAGCTAACCGCCAGCGGGGGAACGGACTTAAGTCTATTGTCACTTCCCCTTCAGGAACCTTCTCTGACTTATGTCCCGATTGGTGAGGAGCAGATTCTGCTTGCCGTGCCTCCCGGTCACCCGCTTGCCAGCCGCACTTCCACTTCCGGGGGAGTAAGAATGGAGGAACTCCAAGAGGAGCCATTTATTGTGCTAAAAAAAGGACAGGGATTCCGCAAGCTGACCGTCGGCCTTTGCCAGGAAGCCGGATTTGAGCCAAAGATTGTGTTTGAGAGCAACAACATTGAAACCGTTCAATCCCTGGTCGCTGCGGGTATGGGCATTACGCTCGTCCCCCGGTTTATTGCCCGCGCCAAGCGAAGCGAGCTGATCCCCGTCTATGTGCCCTTGGCTGAGCCGGTTCCCAGCCGCACGCTGGTCATTGCTTACCGAAAAGGACGCTATTTATCGAAAGCAGCAGAAGCATTTATAGATACATTTAAAGAGACCTTAACCAGCCGTATGGGGCAAGATTAAGGCCTCGAACTGGAAGCATATTGAATTTAGCGGTAAAGCTCGGGACGGCGGTCTTCAAAAACAGGAATTCTACCCCTAACCTCGTCCACCGTCCCGAGAGATATGCTGCCTGTAATAATTTCTTCCTCTTCACCGCCCTCAGCCACAATTTCACCCCATGGATCAATGATCAGGGAGTGTCCGAAGAAACGGTCTCCTCCGCCTTCGCCCACACGGTTGCAGGCAACCACATACATTTGGTTCTCAATGGCTCTTGCCGTAAGCAATGTCCGCCAATGCTGCAGGCGAGGATGCGGCCACTCCGCTGGAACGAAGAGCACCTTTGCTCCCTTAAGGGCCAGCAACCTGGCAAGCTCCGGAAACCGGATATCATAGCAGATGGAGGCCCCTGCCAGTGTGCCGTCGAGCTCAAATGTTACAGGATGCTGTCCGGCAGCCAGGTGCTTCTCTTCCTGCATCAGCCGGAATAAGTGAATCTTGGAATAAACCCCGGCTTCCTGTCCCAACCTATCGATGACATACATCGTATTTCGAACCTGTTCCCCCTGCTTCTCCGCAATAGAGCCGGCAACAAGGTGTACATCGTGTTCCCGGGCAAAATCCCGAAGCCAAGCCCTGCTGTTTTGGCCACCGGGATCCGCAAGATCCTGAATTTGTGCTAACGCATAACCTGTATTCCACATTTCTGGCAGTACCAGAACATCGGGCTTATTCTCGGCTTGAGCGGCCTTCTTCATCAGATCGTACAAATGCCCGCGATTCCGCTCCGGCTCACCAAGCGCTATATCCGCTTGAATTAACGCTATATTCCAATGGGTTGCAGCTGTGCTCATCCATCTCTTCCCTTCTCATTGCAGTAGTTTTTATATTTGGTTCCATCATATTAAAGCTCAGATGGTCACGTCAATCCGGGGTATACAGCTGGGATAAATCATGTTAAATTTAATCTATTCTATTTTACTACAGACCGGAGTGTTGAATTTGGATTTGAAGCCTACCCCTTTATCAGCACAGCACCAGCCATTTTCCATCGAAGCCGCTGAGGTCATGAAGCGCCTGCCCAAGCAGTTCTTTGCCGGACTTGTACAGAACGTAGGACGTGAAGTTGCCGCAGGCCATGATGTTATCAACTTGGGCCAAGGAAATCCCGATCGTCCGACTCCCCCACATATCGTGCGCGCCCTTCAGGAGGCTGCTGCAAATCCGTTATACCATAAATATTCTCCGTTCACAGGGCACCGTTTCCTGAAGGAAGCGGTTGCCGAACGTTACAGGGAGGATTACGGGGTTGTTCTGGACCCCGACAAGGAAGTGGCCATCCTTTTTGGCGGGAAGACAGGGCTTGTACAGATCAGCCAAATCCTGCTTAATCCTGGAGACCTGTGCCTAGTTCCGGATCCGGGTTATCCCGATTATTGGTCCGGTGTTGCCCTTGCCGGTGCGGAAATGTCCTTCATGCCGCTTCGTGAAGATAATGACTACCTTCCCGACTACAGCCAAATCTCTCTGCAGGACCGCGAGCGTGCCAAGCTGATGTTCCTTAACTACCCGAATAACCCTACGGGCGCTTCCGCTACCGCTTCCTTCTATGCGGATACGGTGGAATTTGCTGCAAAACATGGTATTGTGGTTGCCAGCGACTTTGCTTACGGGGCGATCGGGTTTGACGGCAAGACGCCGATCAGCTTCCTGCAGACGCCAGGCGCCAAGGAAGTCGGCGTAGAATATTACACCTTATCGAAGACCTACAATATGGCAGGCTGGCGTGTTGGTTTCGCCCTTGGCAATGAGCGAATCATCTCGCTCATCAACCTGCTGCAGGATCATATTTATGTGAGCTTATTTGGAGGCATCCAGGAGGCGGCCAAAGTCGCCCTTACGGCGAGCCAGCAGAATGTAAAAGACCTCGCCGCTCTTTATGAGTCCCGTAGGAACTCATTCTTTGACGCTCTGGCTGAGATCGGCTGGGAAGCAAGGAAGCCAAGCGGCTCCTTCTTTGCGTGGCTGCCCGTACCAAAAGGGATGGACTCGGTTTCCTTCTCCAACCTCCTCCTTCGGGAGAGCAAAGTTGCCGTTGCTCCCGGTGTAGGCTTTGGACGCTACGGTGAAGGCTATGTGCGTGTCGGGCTGCTCAGTGATGAGAACAGACTCCGAGAAGCGGTCCAGCGCATCGGAAAGCTTGGCCTGTTCTAACAGAAGCCTATATGCTTTGCAAAGGCTGATCGGGCATGGTATTCTTACACTAAATATCTAAACGTGATGACGGGACCTGGCGAAAGGTCAATACGGTGATTTAAGAGAGTAAATTCCTTAGGCTGCGAGAATTTACCGCCGGATCTTCCGCACTATCCTACCCCTGAGCGGCCGGCTTCCTGCCGGACAGCACCTGCTGTTACCAGGCCCAAAGTGGGATGATGCTTCGCATCATCAATAAAGGTGGTACCGCGGAAGATTAACTTTCGTCCTTTGCAGCAATTGCGATAGGACGGAAGTTTTTTTATTAGGGAAAACAAGTCATGGACGATTATGAGCTTTAGGAAGGAAGGATCTTCATGCTTCATCGTATCGTTGTCAAAATCGGCAGCAGCTCCTTGGCCTCCGAATCCGGCGGGCTTCGAAGCGAAGCCGTCGCTTTCTTTGCCTCCGAGCTTGCAGGTCTTCAAAAAGCCGGGTATCAGGTGATTCTTGTCTCTTCAGGAGCCGTCGCGGCAGGGTTCCGCGAAATCGGTTACAGAGAGAGGCCCAAGCTCCTTCATGAGAAGCAGGCTGCGGCTGCGGCAGGGCAAGCCTTCCTGATGCAGGCTTACCGTGAGGCCTTTGCTCTGCACGGCCTGCTGGCTGCCCAGGTGCTGCTGACAAGAGCCGACTTTAATAACCGGCGTCGAACCGGGAATGCAAGCATGGCCATGGAGGAAATTCTTAAGCAGGGAGCCATTCCGATCATTAACGAGAATGATACCGTCTCAATCGACGAGCTTAAGTTCGGAGACAACGATACTCTCTCCGCCCTTGTCGCCAACTTGCTTAAGGCGGATCACCTGCTCATTCTGACGGATATGGATGGCCTCTATACTAAAGATCCGCGCATCGACCCTGCAGCGGTCAAGATTGATCGCGTCGATGAAATTACCGACGAGCTGTACGCAGCTGCTGGAGGAGCAGGTTCAAAGGTGGGAACCGGCGGGATGCGATCCAAGCTGGATGCAGCCCGAATCGCGATGCGGGGCGGTGTTCATGTATTTGTCGGCAAGGTTACCCTGCCAGGAGAAATGCTCGATGCTGCGAAAGGTAGCGGACGGGGAACCTATTTCCATACCTCGCTAGCCTCCCTGTCCCGTAAAAAGCAGTGGCTGGGCTTCCTCTCCACCCCGCTCGGCTCCATCTCTGTCGATGCCGGAGCCGAAGAGGCCCTGCTCCATGGAGGACGCAGCTTGCTTCCAGTAGGCGTGCAGCAAGTGAAGGGCAGCTTTCATGCCGGAGATGTCATTGAAGTGATGGGCCCGGAGCAGGAGACGATTGGACGTGGCATTGTCAACTATGATGCAGACCAGCTGGAAGATATCAAAGGGCTTTCCAGCGGAGACGTATTAAACCAGCTTCATGATGTTCACAGACTTGAGGTCATTCACAGAGACGAATGGATCTCATTGAAATCATAACCTTGATTCAAATCATCCCTACTTCTGGAGGTATCCTTTATGAGTGAAGTCGT from Paenibacillus sp. CAA11 encodes:
- a CDS encoding LysR family transcriptional regulator encodes the protein MELRQFQYTLQIAEERNFSRAAEKLHIAQPSLSQQLSKLEQELGVMLFQRNTSSVELTHAGESFIVHARKIMDAVEQLRQEMDDISKLRSGRVIVGSMPITGSHLLPYVLPVFKETHPGIQITLLEDTSLNLEKLTASGGTDLSLLSLPLQEPSLTYVPIGEEQILLAVPPGHPLASRTSTSGGVRMEELQEEPFIVLKKGQGFRKLTVGLCQEAGFEPKIVFESNNIETVQSLVAAGMGITLVPRFIARAKRSELIPVYVPLAEPVPSRTLVIAYRKGRYLSKAAEAFIDTFKETLTSRMGQD
- the lepB gene encoding signal peptidase I, with the protein product MRIWKEIGSWSLSIGLAFILSMFIGIFIFQPYKVYGHSMDPTLHDKQRIYAEKWSYTLGNQPDYGDIVIVDSRVERKRTFWDSAREHPLISLLTGDTMDEVFYVKRVIGKPGDTVEIKNAKVFRNGEQLDEPYIKEQMELLPDQTWNVPEDHIFVMGDNRNNSNDSRMIGFIPMDHVLATKGFK
- a CDS encoding carbon-nitrogen family hydrolase, with amino-acid sequence MSTAATHWNIALIQADIALGEPERNRGHLYDLMKKAAQAENKPDVLVLPEMWNTGYALAQIQDLADPGGQNSRAWLRDFAREHDVHLVAGSIAEKQGEQVRNTMYVIDRLGQEAGVYSKIHLFRLMQEEKHLAAGQHPVTFELDGTLAGASICYDIRFPELARLLALKGAKVLFVPAEWPHPRLQHWRTLLTARAIENQMYVVACNRVGEGGGDRFFGHSLIIDPWGEIVAEGGEEEEIITGSISLGTVDEVRGRIPVFEDRRPELYR
- the proB gene encoding glutamate 5-kinase — translated: MLHRIVVKIGSSSLASESGGLRSEAVAFFASELAGLQKAGYQVILVSSGAVAAGFREIGYRERPKLLHEKQAAAAAGQAFLMQAYREAFALHGLLAAQVLLTRADFNNRRRTGNASMAMEEILKQGAIPIINENDTVSIDELKFGDNDTLSALVANLLKADHLLILTDMDGLYTKDPRIDPAAVKIDRVDEITDELYAAAGGAGSKVGTGGMRSKLDAARIAMRGGVHVFVGKVTLPGEMLDAAKGSGRGTYFHTSLASLSRKKQWLGFLSTPLGSISVDAGAEEALLHGGRSLLPVGVQQVKGSFHAGDVIEVMGPEQETIGRGIVNYDADQLEDIKGLSSGDVLNQLHDVHRLEVIHRDEWISLKS
- the lepB gene encoding signal peptidase I — protein: MKVWKELRGWLLSIGIAFVLSLFIGIFVIQPYKVDGHSMDPTLHDKQRIYAEKWSHALGNLPDYGDIVIIDSRVDRSRNFWDDVVEHPLISLFTGDSKQEIFYVKRVIGKPGDTIEIKNGNVYRNGEELVEPYIKEKMEVTPDQKWTVPEDHIFVMGDNRNNSKDSRMIGFIPLDHVMGIKEFK
- a CDS encoding pyridoxal phosphate-dependent aminotransferase translates to MLNLIYSILLQTGVLNLDLKPTPLSAQHQPFSIEAAEVMKRLPKQFFAGLVQNVGREVAAGHDVINLGQGNPDRPTPPHIVRALQEAAANPLYHKYSPFTGHRFLKEAVAERYREDYGVVLDPDKEVAILFGGKTGLVQISQILLNPGDLCLVPDPGYPDYWSGVALAGAEMSFMPLREDNDYLPDYSQISLQDRERAKLMFLNYPNNPTGASATASFYADTVEFAAKHGIVVASDFAYGAIGFDGKTPISFLQTPGAKEVGVEYYTLSKTYNMAGWRVGFALGNERIISLINLLQDHIYVSLFGGIQEAAKVALTASQQNVKDLAALYESRRNSFFDALAEIGWEARKPSGSFFAWLPVPKGMDSVSFSNLLLRESKVAVAPGVGFGRYGEGYVRVGLLSDENRLREAVQRIGKLGLF